The following coding sequences are from one Cervus canadensis isolate Bull #8, Minnesota chromosome 4, ASM1932006v1, whole genome shotgun sequence window:
- the TECR gene encoding very-long-chain enoyl-CoA reductase isoform X1, protein MDLSVSLVPRDSSQGLGPSFGLNGLPRPAPPKATKKPKKAVLFFEVEILDAKTREKLCFLDKVEPQATIAEIKNLFTKTHPQWYPARQSLRLDPKGKSLKDEDVLQKLPVGTTATLYFRDLGAQISWVTVFLTEYAGPLFIYLLFYFRVPFIYGHKYDFTSSRHTVVHLACICHSFHYIKRLLETLFVHRFSHGTMPLRNIFKNCTYYWGFAAWMAYYINHPLYTPPTYGAQQVKLALAIFVICQLGNFSIHMALRDLRPAGSKTRKIPYPTKNPFTWLFLLVSCPNYTYEVGSWIGFAIMTQCLPVALFSLVGFTQMTIWAKGKHRSYLKEFRDYPPLRMPIIPFLL, encoded by the exons ATGGACCTGAGCGTGAGCTTGGTGCCCCGGGACAGCAGCCAGGGCCTCGGCCCCAGCTTTGGCCTCAACGGCCTCCCTCGGCCTGCGCCCCCCAAAGCGACCAAGAAACCTAAAAAGGCCGTTCTCTTCTTCGAGGTGGAGATTCTGGACGCCAAGACCCGGGAGAAGCTGTGCTTCCTCGACAAG GTGGAGCCCCAAGCCACCATTGCCGAGATCAAGAACCTTTTCACCAAGACAC ACCCACAGTGGTACCCCGCCCGCCAGTCCCTCCGCCTGGACCCCA AGGGCAAGTCCCTGAAGGATGAGGATGTCCTGCAGAAGCTGCCCGTGGGCACCACGGCCACACTCTACTTCCGGGACCTGGGAGCCCAGATCAGCTGGGTGACG gtctTCCTGACAGAGTACGCTGGACCCCTCTTCATCTACCTGCTCTTCTACTTCCGGGTGCCCTTCATCTACGGCCACAAATACGACTTCACGTCCAGTCGGCACACGGTGGTGCA cctcgcCTGCATCTGCCACTCATTCCACTACATCAAGCGCCTGCTGGAGACGCTCTTCGTGCACCGCTTCTCCCACGGCACCATGCCCTTGCGAAACATCTTTAAG AACTGCACCTACTACTGGGGCTTCGCTGCGTGGATGGCCTATTACATCAACCACCCTCTCTACACACCCCCCA CCTACGGAGCTCAGCAGGTTAAACTGGCGCTCGCCATCTTTGTG ATCTGCCAGCTCGGCAACTTCTCCATCCACATGGCTCTCAGGGACCTGCGGCCGGCTG GGTCTAAGACCAGGAAGATCCCGTACCCCACCAAGAACCCCTTCACCTGGCTCTTCCTGCTGGTGTCCTGCCCCAACTACACATACGAG GTGGGGTCCTGGATCGGCTTTGCCATCATGACGCAGTGTCTCCCAG TGGCCCTCTTCTCCCTGGTGGGCTTCACCCAGATGACCATCTGGGCTAAAGGCAAGCACCGCAGCTACCTGAAGGAGTTCCGGGACTACCCGCCCCTGCGCATGCCCATTATCCCCTTCCTGCTCTGA
- the TECR gene encoding very-long-chain enoyl-CoA reductase isoform X2 → MKHYEVEILDAKTREKLCFLDKVEPQATIAEIKNLFTKTHPQWYPARQSLRLDPKGKSLKDEDVLQKLPVGTTATLYFRDLGAQISWVTVFLTEYAGPLFIYLLFYFRVPFIYGHKYDFTSSRHTVVHLACICHSFHYIKRLLETLFVHRFSHGTMPLRNIFKNCTYYWGFAAWMAYYINHPLYTPPTYGAQQVKLALAIFVICQLGNFSIHMALRDLRPAGSKTRKIPYPTKNPFTWLFLLVSCPNYTYEVGSWIGFAIMTQCLPVALFSLVGFTQMTIWAKGKHRSYLKEFRDYPPLRMPIIPFLL, encoded by the exons GTGGAGATTCTGGACGCCAAGACCCGGGAGAAGCTGTGCTTCCTCGACAAG GTGGAGCCCCAAGCCACCATTGCCGAGATCAAGAACCTTTTCACCAAGACAC ACCCACAGTGGTACCCCGCCCGCCAGTCCCTCCGCCTGGACCCCA AGGGCAAGTCCCTGAAGGATGAGGATGTCCTGCAGAAGCTGCCCGTGGGCACCACGGCCACACTCTACTTCCGGGACCTGGGAGCCCAGATCAGCTGGGTGACG gtctTCCTGACAGAGTACGCTGGACCCCTCTTCATCTACCTGCTCTTCTACTTCCGGGTGCCCTTCATCTACGGCCACAAATACGACTTCACGTCCAGTCGGCACACGGTGGTGCA cctcgcCTGCATCTGCCACTCATTCCACTACATCAAGCGCCTGCTGGAGACGCTCTTCGTGCACCGCTTCTCCCACGGCACCATGCCCTTGCGAAACATCTTTAAG AACTGCACCTACTACTGGGGCTTCGCTGCGTGGATGGCCTATTACATCAACCACCCTCTCTACACACCCCCCA CCTACGGAGCTCAGCAGGTTAAACTGGCGCTCGCCATCTTTGTG ATCTGCCAGCTCGGCAACTTCTCCATCCACATGGCTCTCAGGGACCTGCGGCCGGCTG GGTCTAAGACCAGGAAGATCCCGTACCCCACCAAGAACCCCTTCACCTGGCTCTTCCTGCTGGTGTCCTGCCCCAACTACACATACGAG GTGGGGTCCTGGATCGGCTTTGCCATCATGACGCAGTGTCTCCCAG TGGCCCTCTTCTCCCTGGTGGGCTTCACCCAGATGACCATCTGGGCTAAAGGCAAGCACCGCAGCTACCTGAAGGAGTTCCGGGACTACCCGCCCCTGCGCATGCCCATTATCCCCTTCCTGCTCTGA
- the NDUFB7 gene encoding NADH dehydrogenase [ubiquinone] 1 beta subcomplex subunit 7 codes for MGAHLARRYLGDASVEPDPLRMPTFPPDYGFPERKEREMVATQQEMNDAQLVLQQRDYCAHYLIRFLKCKRDSFPNFLACKHEQHDWDYCEHLDYVKRMKEFERERRLLQRKKRREQREADMAKGLGPGEVAPEVAL; via the exons ATGGGGGCTCACCTGGCCCGGAGATACCTGGGCGATGCATCGGTGGAGCCCGATCCCCTGCGGATGCCCACCTTCCCGCCCGACTACGGCTTCCCCGAGCGCAAGGAACGCG AGATGGTGGCCACTCAGCAGGAGATGAATGACGCCCAGCTGGTGCTCCAGCAACGAGACTACTGTGCCCACTACCTCATCCGGTTTCTCAAGTGCAAGCGCGACAGCTTCCCCAACTTCCTGGCCTGCAAGCACGAGCAGCACGACTGGGACTACTGCGAGCACCTGGA CTATGTGAAGCGCATGAAGGAGTTTGAGCGGGAGCGGCGGCTGCTGCAGCGGAAGAAGAGACGGGAGCAGAGGGAGGCGGACATGGCCAAAGGCCTGGGGCCCGGCGAGGTGGCCCCCGAGGTGGCCCTGTAG